In the genome of Cyanobacteriota bacterium, the window TATACCTGATCTTGCAAAGCAAAAACTGCATCAAGCGCATCCTCTTGCAAGTGATTGCCTTTCCATGCCGACAAATCTCTTTCCATATCCGCCCATGACATAAAATCTGGAACATCTAAAGTCCCCAAACCTGCATATTCCTTAGATACTTCTGAAGGTGTGCTAAATTTGAATTCTGGATGTTTAAAGATATAATCTGGCAAGACCTCCATGAAATTAAATATGCCCGTATCAGACCACTGATGTTCACCAAAAGTCTCATAATCCATAAATAGGTTAATTGTATTAGCCTTACCATCAAATTGATGTACCCAATTAGAGAATTTAGGCGCCGTAAGAGGGTGTTCTTCCCAAGCTCTGTTTGAAAACCTAAAAGCAATATCGTCTGCAAGACTATAGTTCCTTAATAAGACTTTAATCTCAGAATTTGGTGGATGATAGACGAAATTGGCATTACGCCAATCAAGTATTTTATCAGCACCCTCAGCAAGTATTGTTTTGTAGCCCAGTTCCTCAACGGTCTTGGCAAGATCATTGTTGTAGATCAACTCGGTATTTCTAAAAGTCGTAGGACGTTGACCAAATTCCTGAAAAATCAATTCTCTATGTTGTTCAACTTGTTTTATAAACTCCTCTTTTGAATAGAGATAAGCCAAACTGTGATAATAGGTCTCTGATATTAATTCAACAC includes:
- a CDS encoding glycoside hydrolase family 57 protein, which encodes MPSICFYFQVHQPKRLRNYTIFDIGNSHLYEDDEANSTIMRKVAAKCYLPTNELMLSLIKRHQGRFRISYSITGVAIEQMKKYSPETLDSFKRLVDTGCVELISETYYHSLAYLYSKEEFIKQVEQHRELIFQEFGQRPTTFRNTELIYNNDLAKTVEELGYKTILAEGADKILDWRNANFVYHPPNSEIKVLLRNYSLADDIAFRFSNRAWEEHPLTAPKFSNWVHQFDGKANTINLFMDYETFGEHQWSDTGIFNFMEVLPDYIFKHPEFKFSTPSEVSKEYAGLGTLDVPDFMSWADMERDLSAWKGNHLQEDALDAVFALQDQVYQTGNKDLLNTWRSLQTSDHFYYMCTKWFSDGDVHKYFNPYESPYEAYINYQNILRDFEETLVEEITRKNHAVCI